A single region of the Mercenaria mercenaria strain notata chromosome 6, MADL_Memer_1, whole genome shotgun sequence genome encodes:
- the LOC123550366 gene encoding uncharacterized protein LOC123550366 — translation MLSMKTLKSFISEPCGNEEIQKVQKSISENLSRTEEELDAEFKQRHRHIVELEKKKRVTAELEEQKQREAALESYFSSAGSKIVTKQSWNEPDVLTADVFCKELQIYKENNDISEKQEKLCKFTKRCIIEENEKCPMTDVELILDFSFESSKKIKITTGTGEQKIRTFFDEKDEPRFQWEETCYKRRLWVFVRTFLKTENVKDMVKKLLSNPTSVFQNAVNAFHSVILWLTVNKLKSDEKQTIDESGKHESSKNKSRNGSEQVDSEENLEDQSKAKKQGVLKAVKSHLSESIKSKL, via the exons ATGTTGTCTATG aaaactttaaaatcatttatttcagaaCCTTGTGGAAACGAGGAGATTCAGAAGGTTCAGAAAAGTATAAGCGAAAATTTGTCGAGGACAGAGGAGGAATTAGATGCAGAATTCAAACAAAGGCACAGACATATTGTCGAACTTGAAAAGAAGAAGAGAGTTACAGCCGAACTTGAAGAACAAAAGCAGAGAG aagctGCTTTGGAAAGTTACTTTAGTTCAGCTGGTAGTAAAATAGTAACAAAA CAAAGCTGGAACGAGCCGGATGTACTCACTGCAGATGTATTTTGTAAAGAATTGCAGATCTACAAGGAAAATAACGATATAAGTGAAAAACAAGAAAAGTTATGTAAGTTCACAAAACGTTGTATTATAGAAGAAAACGAAAAGTGCCCGATGACAGATGTTGAATTAATACTAGATTTTTCCTTTGAAAGttcgaaaaaaatcaaaataacaacagGGACTGGTGAACAAAAGATACGTACATTTTTTGATGAAAAAGATGAGCCTAGATTTCAATGGGAGGAGACTTGCTACAAAAGAAGATTATGGGTGTTTGTTAGAACATTTCTTAAAACAGAAAACGTTAAAGACATGGTGAAAAAACTACTATCAAATCCGACCAGCGTGTTCCAAAATGCCGTGAATGCATTCCATAGTGTGATTTTATGGTTAACTGTCAATAAGTTAAAGTCTGATGAAAAGCAGACAATTGATGAATCAGGAAAACATGAATCTAGTAAAAACAAATCTCGAAATGGTTCTGAGCAGGTCGATTCTGAAGAAAACCTTGAAGATCAATCTAAAGCAAAGAAACAAGGTGTGCTTAAAGCTGTCAAAAGTCATTTGTCAGAAAGCATAAAGTCtaagttgtaa
- the LOC123550002 gene encoding uncharacterized protein LOC123550002 — translation MYRRGNSDLQRRGSMDEDEIANMATSERIQNKEKELKQICLRIELMEKERDLDEKIKKAKDIESFLSKSSTARRADYEKESGIYLTTEDLENAFKDMELNEDGQKLFRFAMRTVAEENMRSRIFDVELIVYLAHNSKVTISKGDPKQKLIILLDEKNEPVFRWEIKTSSTSSLSYR, via the exons ATGTATAGACGAGGAAATTCGGATTTACAGAGGCGTGGCTCCATGGACGAAGACGAAATCGCTAACATGGCTACCAGTGAGCGaattcaaaacaaagaaaaagaactTAAACAAATATGTTTACGCATTGAATTAATGGAGAAAGAACGAGACCTAGATGAGAAGATAAAGAAGGCAAAAGACATAG aatcgTTTTTGAGCAAATCTTCGACAGCAAGAAGGGCTGATTACGAAAAGGAGTCCGGG ATTTACTTGACAACTGAAGATCTAGAGAATGCATTTAAAGACATGGAGCTCAATGAAGATGGACAGAAGCTTTTTAGATTTGCGATGCGTACCGTAGCAGAAGAAAATATGAGAAGTAGAATATTTGATGTTGAACTTATTGTTTATCTTGCTCACAATAGTAAAGTTACCATTAGTAAAGGAGACCCAAAACAAAAACTGATCATACTCCTGGATGAGAAAAACGAACCCGTCTTTAGATGGGAAATTAAAACCAGCTCTACAAGCTCTTTAAGCTACCGCTAG